Part of the Mycoplasmopsis columboralis genome, ATTCGAAGAGCAACTGCAACATTATAAGCAAAATCAGTCTTCTTTATTACTGGATAAAATATACACAACAAGTAATTGATTTGAATTATTAACTAATGATATAAAGTTGTTTTTAAATTTTTTAAACACATTTTTAGGTACCGAAAGTATTATTTCATCATCAAGAAAACCTGAAGATGAATTATCTTTAAAGCTTAAAATTGATAGTTTTTTAAGCATTATTGAGCCTGAATTAGATTTATACTTGACTCTTTCTCGCGAAATTAATGATAAGTATTTATTTTCAGAATTCTCATTTTTAGTTAACGAAATAGATTCAATTAAAACATTAATTTTAAATTTTCGAAACATTGATGACAAAACCTCAAGCTTACAAAATTCAGAAAGCGAAATTAGTGTTTTTACAAGGGTACTTGAAAAATTAATTAATGTTAAAGAATTACTGATTCAAATAAATAGAAATTACATCAAATTTATAAAATACAAAGGTGCTCTAACTCATAAAATAAATGATTTTATAAAATATGGTAATTTGTTAATTAATGAAAATTTTGATTCTCTTAATGAAACATATATACAAGAACTTGATAGTAAAATTAATCTAATTAATTCAATAAATGTGGAAATTGATAATTTGAAACAGTTAGAAGCTCAATTGCAAGAACAAAAAATACCCTTTTGAAAAGCCTTAAGTGTAAAGAACTTTTTAGAAAATGATTTAAAAGTTGAATACATTTTAGAAAAATCCAATTTCACAGAAGAAGATACAGAAAAAATTACTTTATTAATAAATGAAGTTATTGCTGAAAAAGCATTTGAATCTCAGTTAAACTCTTCAAGTTTTAATTTTTTAGAAGATAAAATTTCTAAAAAAATCATCAAGCTTGAAAAACTAATTAAAAATATATAAAAATTCAGCATTTTTGCTGAATTTCACTTTATTTTTTCTGAGTATTTTTAATTTGTGTAAGTGTTGAAACAGAACCAACAAGTTGACCGTAGAAATTAGCTAAATCAAATGGAGTAAATCCTTTTTCAATAACTTCTTGAGTTTCTTCGTCTTTTCTTTCAGATTTATACATAAAGTAATCAAATTTAGCTCTAGGTCTTGCACTGCCCACAGATTCCATACCATTAAACAATGATGTATTTTCAGGATCGTTTAAAAAGTCATAGTAATCTTTCATAGCTTTTAAAAACTCTGTTTTGGCAGCCTCTTTGGCTTCTCCAGTTGCTTGCACAGCTTGCTTGTGAGCTTCTAATTATGCATTTTCTAAAGTAACTAATCTGTTATAAGCATCAACATAAGGTTGTCTATCTGCTCCTTGGAATGTTGCAGAAGGAGCTGGTACAAAAATTCTTGCAATAGAGTTAAAATTATCGGTTGAATTTAAAGTATTTAACATACCTTGTGAATTATCAAATGCTTGAGGATCACGTTTTTGTCCAGAAGAATTTGTAGCATTATAATATTGTGCTAAAGCATTATTTCTCATTTGCTCACCTAAATCAAAATATGTTTTTCTTAAAAGAGCATAAATTTCTTGTCCAGGAACTTTTTTCAAGTTTCCGCTTCCAGCCACTAATTTAGCTTTTTCTCTATCAAGACTTTCTTTGTCAGTATCAACTTGCTCTTTTTCTACATATTCATATTCCATTTCCATCTCTCTTCACATAGATTTTACTTCATCTACGTAATTAGTTAAAAGAACTTTGGCTTCCTCAGCGCTTAAAGTATCAACTTTTTCATACTGTGCTTTATATTTATCATAAATTGTTTGATATTTTCTAAGACCAGCCTGAGTTGCTTCAACATATTCAACAGATGGACCATATAATCCGTTTTCAGCAAGTGCTTGTGAAACATAAGTTAATGATTCTTTTAAAGCACCAATATGTTTTTTGATAAGTTCTTTATTGTGTGCGTCATCATCGCTAGCACTTAAAGCTTCTGTTCTACTTGAACCTTCAGTAAATACATCTATTGCGATAGCAGCTTTATGTTCGATTCAAAAATCATATTTAGCTTTATTATCATTATAATTACGTTCATAGATTCTAATTCTTCTTTCAACTCTTTTTTGTTCTTCAGGAGGTAAAGCATTTCCTTCTGGATAAGCCAATATTGCTTTAAGTTGAGGGTCATCAAGAGATTCAAATCCTGCATCATAAAAGAAATTATATGCATTTGCTAAAGCTACAATTTGCTGATTTAATCTATAAAATGCAACATATTTATCGTAAGCTTTAGCAACTGTATCTTCGTGCATTGCTTTGAGTTTAGCTACTTCAGCATCATAGAAAGTTTTGATATCTTGTAAGTTAGAGTTTTTGCTAATTTTGTCAGTAACTAATGTTTTATAGTTAGTTGGAAGTGTTCCTGTAGCACTTTGATCACCAGTTTGAGAATAAAGTGCTTGAATACGACTTTTAATAAGAGAAAGATCGCTCTCTTTTGAGCTATTAAGTGAATTAATTAAATTTTCAAGGGACAATTTCGCATCTTCTAAATATGCGTAAAAATCTGATTTTGTTTGAATGTCAAGATATTTAATTTCTCTAGGATCAACTCCATCAAATTCATCAAGTTCTTTTCTTTGATTTTCATAAAACACTGATTCAAGAATAGGTGCAAGTTCCTCACTATTTTTTGCTTGCGTAATTTGTGCGTTTACGCTTGCAGCCTTAGCTTGAATGTTTTTAAGAGCTTCATCAATAATAACATTATCAATTGGGTTTGCTGAATATTTAACATCAGTTAAAGTTTTTACATCACCTGTAGCTCTTGTTCCTTCTTCACCAGCTTTTGCATATAAAACAACAACATCAAATGCTCTATTTGTTGTAATATAAACTCTAGGAACTGAATCAGAATTAGGAACTTCTCTAATATCAAAATAATCAAGGTTATTACTATAAATAACTGTTTGTTCAGCGAATGTTTGAGCTTCGGTGTACACTTTTTCAAGGTTTGATTTAAGATCTTGTAAAGCTTTTAAAACATCTTCTTTAGTAACTTCTGATCTAAATTGTAAGTCAGGAGTTTCAGTGTAGTATTTAATTGCCTTATCAATTAAAGAAATTCTTCATTTAGCAAGTTCATTCATGAATTCTTCAGGTTGAGTAGCTAAAGGTTCTACTTTAGGTCCTACTGACTCATGACCTGAACTAAACACTCTAAAATATGTGGCAAATGAGCTAATAAAGTCATTTAAATTTTGTTGAAGAGAAGTATATGTTTGACTTGTTACTTCAGTATTTCTAATTGATTGTAAAATTGCTGTATCACGATTTAATCTTTGCATTACAGATGAATAATATCTACTATCAGGCCCATAAACTCTTAAAATGTCTCTGATATATTGCATAAGTTGAGTTCCCGCAATCAATGCAGCTTCTTTTGGTGAATAGTGACGTTTTAAAAGTGAAGAAGTAGCACGATCTACTAAACGTTGTAATTTAGCAAGTTGAGCATTTACGTTAGAAATAATATTTAAATTATCGCTATCTTGATCTTGTAATTGCTTAATTAAATCTTTGAGCTCATCAATTTGTGTAACCAATGATCCAGATGTTTTTGCTTCTCCATCAGAATTTACATTGGTTCTATTTGAAGTAGCAGGTTCGATTCCTAAAGTTTCAAATAACTTATCTAAATTTTTTTGAACTTCTAAATCGTTTGGTCTTAATACACCTGATGAAATAAGAGCAATAGTTTTACGAGCTTTCATTTGTTCATATAGTTTATCTGCTTTTGCCGCAATATTTTCGCCCTTATTTGCGGAATCTTTTAAAAGCACATATTCTTGGTGTGATTCTTTATAAATATCAGCTAAAACACTGTCTTTTTCAAATTCTTTAAGTAAAGTCTCAACTTTTTGAAGTGATTCGTTATTTTTTTGATCGTTATTTTCGCTATTTGTATTACATGCAGCCGCAATTAAAGGTGCTCCACCAAGCATAAGTAAAGACACGGCTAACTTTCTTTTTAATTTCATTTTTTTCTCCTTAAATCTGTATTAATTAATAAAAAAGGTGAACAAACAAACTCTTGTTTTAAGAATTTGTTTGTTCACCAAATAATTTATTTTTATTTTAAGTTTGCAGCAGCTGCAACTTCTTCAGCGAAGTTAGATTGAACTTTTTCAATTCCTTCACCAACTTCAAATCTAACAGATTTCACTAATGAACATGAACTGTTAGCTAAATATTTTTCTACAGTAACCCCGTCATCCATAACAAAAGGTTGGTGAGTTAAAACAAATTCTGATAATTGTTTGTTTAATCAACCTTCTTGGATTTTTTCTTGAATTTGAGCTGGTTTAGAATCAAAACCATTTGGTTTTTCAAATCCAGCTTTAATTTCTTCCATTCTTTCAGCAGGCATATCTGAAACAAGAGTAAATTCAGGGTTCATAGCAGAAACATGCATAGCGACATTTCTTGCTACATCAGCATTTTTACCATTTACAACTACAACAGCTGCAACTTGGTTATTTGCGTGTACATAAATTCCTAAAACTTGATTTTCTGAAGCCTGAATCCGCATAATACGTCTAAGAGAAATTTTTTCTCCAATAACAGCTGTAGCTTCTGTTAACGCAGCTTCAACTGTTTGACCGTCAGCTAACTTAACTGACAATGCTTCTTCAAGTGTATTTGCTCCAGCCTTAAAAATAGCAGGAGTAACTTCATTTACTAACTTAATAAACTTATCGTTCTTAACAACAAAGTCAGTTTCTGAGTTAATTTCAACTAAAACTGCGTTTTTGTCATCTCCGCTAGCTGCAACAACACCTTCAGCAGCTACACGTCCGGCTTTCTTAGCAGCCTTAACAATTCCATTTTCTTTTAATCAAGCAATAGCAGCGTCCATATCATAATTTGTTGCTTCCAAAGCTTTTTTAACATCAACAAGAGCTGAGTTAGTTCTTGCTCTTAATTCTTTAATTTTTTCTAATTTTGAATCAGCCATGATTACTCCTTTTTTGCTATTTTAAATATTAGTTAGCAGCTTGTTCAGCTTTTTTAGATTGAAATTCTGGTAATACAACTTTTTCATCACCTTGGTATGCATAAAGTTGTTCTTTACCTTGAGCTTTAGCAATAGCGTCAGCTAAAACTGTAATAACTAATGTAATTGATTTTGCAGAATCATCATTTGCAGGAATTCCGAAATCAACTGCATCTGGGTTTGCGTTTGAGTCAAGAAGTGAAATAACTTTGATTTTTTTTCTTTTTGCTTCTTTAACTGCAATTGCATCTTCAATAGGGTCAGCCACAATCATAACTTGTGGAAGTGACTTCATGTTTTTAATACCGTCTAAGTTTTTGTGAAGTTTTTCTAATTTTTTATCAAATTCAAGTGCTTCTTTTTTAGTGTAACCTTTGTATCCTTGAGCTTTTTTCTCTTCAAGTTCGTTCATTGTTTTAACACTTGACATAATTGTACGGTTGTTTGTTAAAGTTCCACCAAGTCATCTTTCTGAAACGTAGTGAGCTCCAACTCTTTGTGCAGCTGCTTGAATTGCAGCTTTTGCTTGTTTTTTAGTTCCTACAAAAATAAATGATGCATTTTTTGATGCTAATTTGTTTACAAGTGAGTAAGCAAATTCTAAGTATTTTTGAGTTTTAGTTAAATCAATAATGTGTGATCCTTTGTTCTTTTTATTAGGAACTAAGAATTCTTTCATTTTTGGGTTTCAGTCTTTAACTTTGTGTCCAAAGTATGCTCCTGCTTCTAAAAGTTTGTCTTTTGAAACAATAGGAGTTTGTGCTTTAACAGCTTTTTCTGCTGTTTGTTTTTTTGTATTTTCCATATTTTTTCCTTTAGTTTGTTTTTGATTAATAATTGTTTCTAACGCCTAGCACTCAAATTATTAGAGCACACCCAAGCGAATCCGCAATTACATTGATTAGTTGAGATTTAAAAAGTTTAATAAAAACTCTTTATTATTTTAGCACAAATAATTCCTTTTGATGCTTAAAATATAATATTTATTAAGAATAAAAAAACTCTTTTAAAAGAGCTTGATTATTTGATTCTGTTAAATAAAATAAAAGAATTAAGAGTTTTTACTTTGTTAAACTTGTGAAAATCAGCAATTTTTCCTAAATCGTTTTCACTAATTTGTAAGGCATTTAAGACTTCTTGCGATTTTTCTTTTAATACAACTGATAAATAACAATTAACTGCATAAATTCCATTTAAAAGTCTTGCCAATACTTGTTCAAGGCGAGGTAAATCCTCTTTTAAGGTTCATGGTTGAGTAACATCAATGTATTTGTTTAATTCACTTGATAAGTTAATTGCAACTTTTAAGGCTTTATCAATTTCAAAATTATCAAAATATTGCTCATAAAGTTTTTGCGAATTAATAATAGTAGCTTCAATTTCTAAATCTTCATCCAAATCAGTGACTTTAAATTCAAGAGGTCTATCAAAACTATTAGTAATCATTTTAAGAGTTCGAGACACTAAGTTTCCGAAATTATTTACTAAGTCAGCATTAATTGTGTCAATAAAGCGGGTTTCTTCGTAAACTCCATCTTCTCCAAGCGCAATTTGACTCGCAAAAAAGTACTTAATCATTTCCTTGTGGTATTTACTTAATAAATCATAAGGATTCACAACGTTATTTTTTGACTTAGACATTTTTCCGGTCGGAGTAATTATTCATCCATGTGATTGAATTCGTGAAGGCTGTTTTAAGTTTAATGCTTGTAGAAAAATTGGTCAATAAATTACATGGAAACGAGAGATCTCTTTTCCAATTAAATGTACAACTTCAGCATTTGAGTTGTTTCAATAATGTTGAAACTCTTCGCTTTGATCATTTGTTTTCACCGAATAATCCAAAGCACTAATGTAATTGCACAAAGCATCAAGTCACACATACAAGGTGTGTTTTGGATCGTGATCTATTTTAATTCCTCAGGTAACATTAGTTCTTGAAAGCGACAAGTCTTCAAGACCTTTAAAGAGAAAGTTGTTTTTGATTTCATTTTTAATTTTTTCTGGAGCAACAAATCCTTCATGGGTGTCAATGTATTCTAAAAGTCATTTTTCAAATAAACTCATTTTGAAAAAATAACTTTCTTCAGAAACTCATACCAATTCATGATCGCTAGTTGGATGGTAAAATTTGCCATCTCTTTTGACTGCTTGAGTCTCAGTTAAAAATTCTTCATCACTTACTGAGTAAAGTCCTTGATATGAACCTTTATAAATAAAACCTTTTTCTAAAAAATAATTAAAAATATCCAAAACAATTTGTTTGTGTTTTACATTGGTTGTACGTGAATAAAAATCATAATCAATTCCAAAATCCACTCACATTTGTTTATATTTAGTAGCTAAATTATCAACAAATTCTTGCTCAGAAATATTATTTTGCATTGCTTTTTGTTGGATTTTGAGTCCATGCTCATCACTACCGGTAAGCATTTTTACATCATATTTTTGTAACTTTTTGTAATTGGCAATTACTCAAGCTAATGTGGTAGTGTATAAATGCCCGATATGTAAATCTCCACTAGCGTAATAAATTGGAGTTGTAATAAAAAATGATTTTGACATATTGCTCCTATACTTTAATAGGTTTGTAAAGTTCCTTTATTTGTGGTAAATAGTCATGATCGTTTTTGTTATTTGGATCATGTAAATATAAATTAGGTAAAAAATGTGTTCCTCAACCCGCCTGATAACGAGCTTCAATTAAAGCAAATTTAGGTTTATCTTGCATTCGAGTGAAGACCAATTGAATTCGTTTAGGTTCAAATTTGTATTTTCGTAAATACTCAAAAGTGTCCACTAATCTTTCTACTGGCAAAACTAGTGATAAAAATCCTTTTTGTTCAATAATTTTTGAGCAACCTTGAATTAATTCTTCTAAGGACAATTCAATTTCATGAGTAGCAATGAGTTTTTCTTTTGAAATTTTAGTTGAAACTTTCGTTTTATCAAAATGATAAAAAGGTGGGTTGCAAAAAATAATTTGATATTTACGTTTTGCTGCTTTTGTGTGTTGCTTGTAAAAAACTTTAAAATCTTCATTAATGACGTTTATTTGTGATTGTAGATTGTTTTCTTTTATATTAAACTCAGCTAATTCAGCAGCTGATTTTTGTATTTCAACTGCATCAATATGTAGTTTAGGATTTCTTGATGCTACAAACACTGATAATGCACCATTATTGGTCCCAATTTCTAAAGCGTTGGTAATTTTTGAATTTAAATACACAAAATTACCTAGCAAAATAGTATCCACTGAATAATTAAACATATCTTTGTCTTGATAAATTCATAAATTTGTATCAAAACCAAGTGAATTTTTAACTAAATTTCTATTTTTCAACTCTTTTTGCATTTCTTTTGTTACGTTCTTCTTTATCTTTATTTAATTTGTTTAAAAACTGTGGATATTGTGAAGTTAGTACACAATCAACCTTTCCTTCAAGTAAATCAACATTAATAACTGTTACTTCCACTACATCACCAATGGTATAAATTTTGTTTTTTGAAACTAATTTTGTTACTGTTTCATTAATTTCAAAATCGCCATCAAAAAGATTGCTTTTATGCACTAATCCACTTGCTTTAAATTCGAATTCCACAAAAAACCCAAAATTTAATACGCTTAAAATTTGTGCTTTAAAACTTTGTCCAACTTTTGATTTTAAGTATTCTGCGAATTTAAGATCGTTAACCTTACGTTCAGTTTGAACCGCTTTTTGTTCGCTGGCGGTGTTTAAATCACCAAAAATATCTAATTGAGCTTGCAATTTTTCAATTTGTAGTGGTTTTTTATCAATTAGATAATCCCGAATAATGCGGTGAATAATTAAATCTGGATATCTTCGAATCGGAGAAGTAAAGTGACAATAAAACTCACTTGCTAATCCAAAGTGCTGGATGTTATTTTGTGAATATACTGCTTTTTGCATAGTACGCAAAAACAACAATTTAACAAAATCATCATCACGTTTGCTCTTTACTTGCTCAACAAAATTAGCAAATAACTTCGGTGTGATTTCATAATATTTAAATTCAGGAGTAGGTAAATTCACAACTTCTAAAGCATTAATTAAACTCTGAAGTTTTTCTTCATTTGGAACTTCATGCACCCGGTATAACACAGGAAGTTTTTTATCATATAAAGTTTTAGCAACTACTTCATTGGCTCTAACCATAAAGTCTTCAATTAAAACTTCACTAAAACCACGTTCACTAATTACAATGTCTTTAACATGTCCTAGTTCATCTAATTTAATTTTAGGTTCATCAATTTCAAAATCAATGTATCCTTGGTTAGTTTTGAAATTGTGAATAATTAAACTTAACTCTTTAGCTTGATAAAGCATTTGTTCGAGTTGCTCGCTTAAATGCGGGTGATTGGTAGTATCGATGAATCCATTTTCGTAAAAAGCATTAACATTTTTATAAGTTAATCTAAACTTACTATTAATAATTCCTTGAAAAATATTAGTTTTAACATTTTCGCCAAATTGATTAATTTCAATTTCGCATCCTAATACAAAACGATCTTCATCTGGATTAAGTGAACAAATTCCATTAGACAACTTTTCTGGAAGCATCGGAATAACTCGATCAACTAAATAGGTGCTAGTACCACGATTTAAAGCTTCTTTATCAAGTAAGGTATTTTCTTTTACATAATAAGAAACATCAGCAATATACACTCCAAGTTTTCAGTTACCATTTGAAAGTTTTTCAACGTTTATAGCATCATCAAAATCTTTAGTATCATCTCCATCAATGGTGACAATTAACTTATCTCTTAAATCTACTCGGTTACTTAAATCATCTGAATAAATATCATCAGGAATTTGATTTATTTCATCTTTTAAAAATTCCGGAAAATTATCTGGCGCTTTAATAGATTCTAAATAAGCTTTAACAAAAACCATTGGATCAGCTTCGTTAGTAATTACTTTAGCAACGCTAATGTAAACAATTTTGGCATCATATTTTAAAATTCTTGCCACAACTAAATCATTTAGTTTGTAAGTCACACCTGAAGGCATCAATGCTCAGGTACAATTTTTAAAACGTTGATCACTAGGAACAAAATAAAAAGTGTTGTTCTTTTGTTTGATAAAACCAATAATTGAATCATTTTTACGTTCTAAAATGTTAGTGATAACACCATAGTTTAAGTTATTTTCATCGTGTGGATTCACATAAACATTTACCTGTACAACATCATTGGTAATAGCACCATTAAAATTAAATGATTTTACAAAAACACTTTTCTTAGTTTTGTTTTCTTCATCAATATCATAATCAACAAATCCAAAACTACCTTTAGGAGAAGCGACAAAAACTCCCGAAGTGGTTTCCACTAATTCTGGAGCATAGTATTCGTCTTTTTCATTTCTAAAAACACGACAATCTTTTTGCAAAGCTGCTAGAGCTTTATTGAGCAAGTGATTATCTTTAGGTTTGATTTTAAAATGTCGAGCAATTTCTAAAAAGTTTTTGGCTTTTGAAGTTTTTATAAACTGATATATTTCTTCAATTTTCATTTTTAATTAAAGTAAACTCTAAGCACTACTGCTCCAACAAGAAGTAGCAACCCAAAACTAAACATTGAGTATTTTAGAATTTTTTTAACTCCCCTTTCTTTTGATACTTTAAATAGTTCCAAATCCCCTGATCCAACCAATGCTCCTGAAAAACCATTAGAATCTGGAGACATAAGTAAGGAAATCACAATCAAAAACACCGAAATTATAATTAACAAAATAGTTAAAATCGCCATAAATTGCTCCTTTATTTAAATTTAATTAAATAATACCATTTTTTCAAAAAAAGCCTTTTTATCTCTTAGATAACTAAAAAAATCTTTTTTGCTTATTTTTTAAAACTATAAATTTGTTATAATTTAAATACCAAAAATACTATTTTTATAACATGAAAGGATAATTGTGAAAGAAATTACAGTAAAAATCGTTGATCCAATCGGATTACACGCTCGTCCAGCTTCAAATTTAGTTTCAGTTGCAACTAAATTTTCTTCAAATGTTAAACTTGTTGCAAACGGAAGAGAAGCTAACTTAAAATCAATCATGAACGTTATGGCTCTTGGTGTAAAAAGCGGAGCTGAAGTAACTTTTAAATTTGATGGGGTTGACGAAGAACAAGCTTTAGAAGCGATCCAAGAAGTTTTAAAGAAAGAAAACATCGCTTAATAAAAGATCGCATTATTGCGATTTTTTTGTAGAAAGACCAAAATGAAAGTACTTAATATTACACTTAAAAAAATATTATGAGGACTTGTGTCTTTATTTTTAGTGTTAAGTCTTTCATTTTTTATTTTGTCTTTTCTTATTTCACCAAGCGGTAATATATTAATAAATTATTTTAAATATTTAGCAAGTATATTTACCTTTAAGTTTGGTTTTTTCGCAAACGAAAATAATAACCAATCATTTAATTCAGTTCCTAGTTTATATACATTTTACTTTAGCAAAAGTTTGTTGCTAATTTTACCTAGTTTTTTATTAGCTTTAATATTTGGTGCAGTTGTGGGCTCAATAATCGCTTATATAAAAAACAAAATATTAAATAATCTAGTGACTATAACCTTATATTTTTTATCATCTTTACCTATTTTTATTTTGGCACCTATTTTTATTGTGTTTGCTGAACAAGTAAATTGACCTTCGGTAGTCATTGATTTTAAACAATACAACACCTTATCATCTTTTGTGAGTTTAATTTTACCTAACTTGCTAATTTTTATCATTTGTGCTTCGTTTTTTACCTTAAAAGTTAAAGAATCAACTCAAGAAATTCTCGCTCATAAACTTAGAGATTTTGCTTATGCAAAAGGTCTTTCAAAAAGACGAATATTTTTCAAACATATATGAAAAAATGCGTATATTAAATACGCTCCCTCAATTGCGATTTTATATGCTTTTGTGTTATCTTATTCAATAATTGTCGAAAGAGTCTTTCAGGTGCAAGGGCAAAGTTTAATCTTAATTAATGCCTTTAAAGAAGGTGAATTGTATTTGATTTTGTACTTTATTTTTGCTACTTTAGTGTCAATAATTGTTTTTCAAATCATTGTGGAATTTACCTTAATTGTTTTTAATCCAGTGTATAAAGACAATCTTTACAACTCGCTTTGAAAATTGCCAAGGAGGTCAAATGAATAAACAATTTCACTTTGTTCCTACCCAGAATATTCCTAAAGCAAATAATGAGCAATCTCCACATTTACCGCTTTGAAAACAGTTTTTTCATAATAAATTTAATCTCTTTATTGTAATTTGTTTGCTTTTGATTATTTTTGTATTATTAGCAGGTTCTATTTTTTACAAAAACTCTTCATATAATCCTGAATATAACAGTTTTTTAACCAATAACTTACCATCATCACTAAGTCCAATTGTATCTCGTTCATATGATAAAGGGCCAATTACTGATTATTTATTTTATTTAAATGATCACAAAGTAATTAATTTAATTGATGTACAAAACTATCAATCCACCTATACAATCACTTATAATCCTTACGATGTAATATATGCAACAACTAAAATCAAATTGCATTATATTTTAGGAACCAATCACAACGGAGTAGATAATTTAGCAATTTTGTTTAATTCGTTTTCACAAACCTTTGCGATTTTATTTATAGC contains:
- the rpsB gene encoding 30S ribosomal protein S2 translates to MENTKKQTAEKAVKAQTPIVSKDKLLEAGAYFGHKVKDWNPKMKEFLVPNKKNKGSHIIDLTKTQKYLEFAYSLVNKLASKNASFIFVGTKKQAKAAIQAAAQRVGAHYVSERWLGGTLTNNRTIMSSVKTMNELEEKKAQGYKGYTKKEALEFDKKLEKLHKNLDGIKNMKSLPQVMIVADPIEDAIAVKEAKRKKIKVISLLDSNANPDAVDFGIPANDDSAKSITLVITVLADAIAKAQGKEQLYAYQGDEKVVLPEFQSKKAEQAAN
- the secG gene encoding preprotein translocase subunit SecG, producing the protein MAILTILLIIISVFLIVISLLMSPDSNGFSGALVGSGDLELFKVSKERGVKKILKYSMFSFGLLLLVGAVVLRVYFN
- the tsf gene encoding translation elongation factor Ts; amino-acid sequence: MADSKLEKIKELRARTNSALVDVKKALEATNYDMDAAIAWLKENGIVKAAKKAGRVAAEGVVAASGDDKNAVLVEINSETDFVVKNDKFIKLVNEVTPAIFKAGANTLEEALSVKLADGQTVEAALTEATAVIGEKISLRRIMRIQASENQVLGIYVHANNQVAAVVVVNGKNADVARNVAMHVSAMNPEFTLVSDMPAERMEEIKAGFEKPNGFDSKPAQIQEKIQEGWLNKQLSEFVLTHQPFVMDDGVTVEKYLANSSCSLVKSVRFEVGEGIEKVQSNFAEEVAAAANLK
- the rnr gene encoding ribonuclease R, with the protein product MKIEEIYQFIKTSKAKNFLEIARHFKIKPKDNHLLNKALAALQKDCRVFRNEKDEYYAPELVETTSGVFVASPKGSFGFVDYDIDEENKTKKSVFVKSFNFNGAITNDVVQVNVYVNPHDENNLNYGVITNILERKNDSIIGFIKQKNNTFYFVPSDQRFKNCTWALMPSGVTYKLNDLVVARILKYDAKIVYISVAKVITNEADPMVFVKAYLESIKAPDNFPEFLKDEINQIPDDIYSDDLSNRVDLRDKLIVTIDGDDTKDFDDAINVEKLSNGNWKLGVYIADVSYYVKENTLLDKEALNRGTSTYLVDRVIPMLPEKLSNGICSLNPDEDRFVLGCEIEINQFGENVKTNIFQGIINSKFRLTYKNVNAFYENGFIDTTNHPHLSEQLEQMLYQAKELSLIIHNFKTNQGYIDFEIDEPKIKLDELGHVKDIVISERGFSEVLIEDFMVRANEVVAKTLYDKKLPVLYRVHEVPNEEKLQSLINALEVVNLPTPEFKYYEITPKLFANFVEQVKSKRDDDFVKLLFLRTMQKAVYSQNNIQHFGLASEFYCHFTSPIRRYPDLIIHRIIRDYLIDKKPLQIEKLQAQLDIFGDLNTASEQKAVQTERKVNDLKFAEYLKSKVGQSFKAQILSVLNFGFFVEFEFKASGLVHKSNLFDGDFEINETVTKLVSKNKIYTIGDVVEVTVINVDLLEGKVDCVLTSQYPQFLNKLNKDKEERNKRNAKRVEK
- a CDS encoding HPr family phosphocarrier protein, whose product is MKEITVKIVDPIGLHARPASNLVSVATKFSSNVKLVANGREANLKSIMNVMALGVKSGAEVTFKFDGVDEEQALEAIQEVLKKENIA
- the metG gene encoding methionine--tRNA ligase — its product is MSKSFFITTPIYYASGDLHIGHLYTTTLAWVIANYKKLQKYDVKMLTGSDEHGLKIQQKAMQNNISEQEFVDNLATKYKQMWVDFGIDYDFYSRTTNVKHKQIVLDIFNYFLEKGFIYKGSYQGLYSVSDEEFLTETQAVKRDGKFYHPTSDHELVWVSEESYFFKMSLFEKWLLEYIDTHEGFVAPEKIKNEIKNNFLFKGLEDLSLSRTNVTWGIKIDHDPKHTLYVWLDALCNYISALDYSVKTNDQSEEFQHYWNNSNAEVVHLIGKEISRFHVIYWPIFLQALNLKQPSRIQSHGWIITPTGKMSKSKNNVVNPYDLLSKYHKEMIKYFFASQIALGEDGVYEETRFIDTINADLVNNFGNLVSRTLKMITNSFDRPLEFKVTDLDEDLEIEATIINSQKLYEQYFDNFEIDKALKVAINLSSELNKYIDVTQPWTLKEDLPRLEQVLARLLNGIYAVNCYLSVVLKEKSQEVLNALQISENDLGKIADFHKFNKVKTLNSFILFNRIK
- a CDS encoding ABC transporter permease subunit, whose translation is MKVLNITLKKILWGLVSLFLVLSLSFFILSFLISPSGNILINYFKYLASIFTFKFGFFANENNNQSFNSVPSLYTFYFSKSLLLILPSFLLALIFGAVVGSIIAYIKNKILNNLVTITLYFLSSLPIFILAPIFIVFAEQVNWPSVVIDFKQYNTLSSFVSLILPNLLIFIICASFFTLKVKESTQEILAHKLRDFAYAKGLSKRRIFFKHIWKNAYIKYAPSIAILYAFVLSYSIIVERVFQVQGQSLILINAFKEGELYLILYFIFATLVSIIVFQIIVEFTLIVFNPVYKDNLYNSLWKLPRRSNE
- a CDS encoding tRNA1(Val) (adenine(37)-N6)-methyltransferase, with the protein product MQKELKNRNLVKNSLGFDTNLWIYQDKDMFNYSVDTILLGNFVYLNSKITNALEIGTNNGALSVFVASRNPKLHIDAVEIQKSAAELAEFNIKENNLQSQINVINEDFKVFYKQHTKAAKRKYQIIFCNPPFYHFDKTKVSTKISKEKLIATHEIELSLEELIQGCSKIIEQKGFLSLVLPVERLVDTFEYLRKYKFEPKRIQLVFTRMQDKPKFALIEARYQAGWGTHFLPNLYLHDPNNKNDHDYLPQIKELYKPIKV